In Dehalococcoidales bacterium, the genomic stretch ACGGAATTAAGAGTGCTTCGGCGGGAGCTGCTCCAGCTGCTCGATTAGCTACTGAGCAAGACCTTAAGCAGATCAACTACAGGACGGAGCAAATCGAAGCAAGTACTGTGTGTGTGAAGAGGGACTTTAACGGAGATGGGAGGATAACCACTCTGGCTGCACTTTGCGCCCTGCAGATGGCAGTGGGCAAGCGAACTGAAGGTGCCTGTTGACCTCAAGGGCGCCAGCAATGTCGGTAGTATTGGTATTGAACTGGCCTATGATTCAACGGTCTTGGAGCCATTGGAAGTGAAGACTGCTGAACTGACAGGGAATTCCATGATGGAATACAACGTGAAAATCCCCGGACGGGTGATAATTGGCATCATTGACGCTTCTGGTATAAATGGAGATGGCACGCTGGTTACGGTTTCATTCAACGTTGTTCGCAATGAAGGAAGCAGCCCCCTTACTTTAGAGAAAATAGAGGTCCATAACGCCAATACCCTTATTGACATTCCCGCCACAGTTTCAGCCGGACATTTCGTAGTTGA encodes the following:
- a CDS encoding cohesin domain-containing protein, translated to MPVDLKGASNVGSIGIELAYDSTVLEPLEVKTAELTGNSMMEYNVKIPGRVIIGIIDASGINGDGTLVTVSFNVVRNEGSSPLTLEKIEVHNANTLIDIPATVSAGHFVVEDHSITTPVVNLTP